Part of the Siniperca chuatsi isolate FFG_IHB_CAS linkage group LG6, ASM2008510v1, whole genome shotgun sequence genome, CAGACACAGACTGACATAACCACAGACCAGAGGTTGACCTTCAGTCCACTGACAATCCACAACTGCAGTAAGAACAATTAAGATCCACAAGCTGCAGCCACCTTGtatgaaacaaacacacctctCCAGCTCTGTGTGAAGTAACACTGACACCATCAGCCACTTTATAGAAAACAAACAGTGCAACTGCCACTACCTACCTTCCCCAATGTAATGTCAGGGAGTCCAGACTTTTTTAAGAACAAGGCAGCTTCTGTTGGTCCTACTCTTCCTGTATTCCCAGGATCCACCttggagcaaacacacacatcacagtgcATTGTGTCATATTTAAATCTttaatttttccatttcatGATGAACTCTCTCTGAAACATGTGAACTGTCTTTCACACGTGTTTTGCATAACTTAGGGTTACAGTTTAGAAGCAATATACTGTGAGTTATCATCTTACCTGTCTGTAAAAGCTCTCATATACAGGGTTCCCACTTGACAACTGCGGCAGAAAGAGAATATTATTGCGCTATAAATCAACCCCATGCACTTCTCTCTACTATTTCAGCCAGCTGAAATAAGCGCTGTTGTATTTGTACTGACTCAAAAAGCCGAGAATAGTGCTCAGTCTCAGGGTTTGCTGAAAGAGCTCCCAAGCCATGCTGCTCACAATCAATAACAAAAGATATCACAAACCAATTGCATTGCCATATTTTATCACTGTTGCGCAACCGCAGCAGGCAAAAGACAATCGCTACCGTGGGTGCTCGTCAGCCTTAACGTTAACTTGGCCATCAGTGAGCCAgctcacatcatcatcatcatcattaatcaAAGCTTAGCCCAGGTTAGCAGAGTTTAGCCTGCTGTCTTGCCTTACGAGCATGTGTTTTTCCATCCTCACACTACTTGACATCAAGGCTAGGCTAGCTAGTGTTTGCTAGCTTAAAGACCGAACGTTATCCTAGTTTCTGATGCTTTGTTACACATACGTGCGCAGGCCAGCCCGGGTCTAACATCGTATACACTGTCCATGGTGCTCATTATCTTTCCCTTTATAATTAGGTTAGTAAGttcattgtattttatgtcGTAGGTAAATAGCTACACGGCTAGCTAGTACCAGCTGAGGCTAACAAGCCCGCTACCTAACGGTACTGCAATAGGCCTTATTTAGCCAGCTGACTGCCAAATTTCTAGCTGCATTGCAAAGCGAGCTCATGTTTTgttcaaagtaaaatgaaaatacaatgcGATGAATGACACATACTGTGTTATGCTATTAATATCTTAGCCTTAAATTGAAGTGTAGAGTCGTAAATTGATGCATCTTTACCTGGGTGAGAGATATGTGAGCTGCCATCTTCCCCGTTGCTGCGGGAACGCACCCACTCTGCCCCCCCTCTGCCCCCCCTCTGCACGGCGACCCCGAACACTCCCCTCCGTTTAACAGCCTACATGCTCtactaaacaaaacaacacgttttgcttttgttgttcGGCATCAATATTTTCAAAGCAAATAATTACATCTTAAATTGGTTTACCTTTCGGTCAGTCATGTTGTGTTGGAACCACATTGCAGTTTATGTCGGTTCGGCTTACTAATCGTGATGCTCGGCGCCGGTATGTGGTAGCTACAAACCAAAACCCCTGCAGAAATCGTGTTTCAAAatttagtaaaaaataaatcaaaacagctCAATAAAAACACGCGTTCCAAGAGTTGCCAATGAAGGAAAGCCTTCGTTTGTAGAATTAACTTTGTTTATTCGTCACTTTGTTCGCATGACtcagctgctgtgaagctaTGTGATGTGTGGAGGCATGATACACTGAGGCACACTTCTTCAGTGAACACGACGCCTTTCACTGCTGGGGCCTGTTGCACAAAAGTAGGATATGGGGATTAAGCCAGGATATCTTGGTGATCCTGGCTCAATTGATCCCTAATCCGGTTGCACTAAAGCTGGATAGGGTGCAGGAGGATATGTTATGGTATAAATTACCATGGAGATTTATTCTGTGGAGCTAGCCTGCTCCAGACCAGGCTAAATTCCAGGATCTATTTAATCTCATCCCTAATGTCAGTCAGCAGTCGCCACAAATGGAAACCAATAGTTATTTCACTGCTCACTATACATTGTTATCACATATAACTAGACCCACTGTCATTATTTAAACGTTTGTGATCATTAATTTCAATCATTTTggataaataatgatttttagaTGATGTTGCTATCATTAGATAATTTACAGTTTCCAATAGACTATAAGgctatatataaaatgatagaATATTAGGgccacagagggaaaaaaaaacacaagtcatAATATTGTAACCAGTTGTTTTAAAGGAGGACagttgttaaaatgacagatgTGGGGCATTTCGTGAAATTGTACTTCAGTATGGTTTCATAAACAAAGACATGCTGATGTGCCAGAATATGAAGTATCACATTGTCATAActatcaaaactgtaaaaagaatGTTGCTTTTCTGCAGAAAGAACCAGCCTCATAAATTTATGACTTTATCCTTTTTCCTCAGTGGGGCCCTAGTACTCAgtcatataaacaaatacacattccatatgaatataaaaacacaatgtgtaaCATTATGTTCCTTTATTGAAtaaggacaaaacaaagcagGTAAACTATCAGCTCCTTTCAAACTGAAGTCACAGTGACTCTACAAGATGGAAAGCACAGAATCAAAGCATATTATACAAAATgatacatacacattcaaagGTCTGTATATAACACACCCTGCATGTCTGCACACTAAAATAAATGCAGGACAAATCCATACACATCAACTGAACAGACAAATGAATGGATGCAGTAGCCTCCTGCAGCCTTGTATTACACACAGTATACCGCACAAACATCATAAGAGGCCAAATTCGTAAAAAACCAACCCAAAAACCCTATTTCCTCTGCCACAGCAGGACATTTTTACCTAAATTGAAAGCACACATACTAACTAAAATAATTCAACACATATTGGTCCCTCAGCAGCCGACCACTGTCGTCATCAGGAAGATTGCCGGATTGTCCCAGTCCATGGCTGGTGGCACTCTGGGGGCCCTCTCCTTCCTCAGGCAGGCCACATTGTGGAGGACAGCACAAGCCACAGTAATATCACATGCCCTAACAGGGTTGACCCTTAATTTGTGAAGGCAGTGAAAGCGTGCCTTCAGGAGGCCAAAGGTCATTTCAACTTTGGCCCTGGTCCTGGCATGGGCATGGTTGTAGGCCTGCTGTGCTTCCTGGGGTCTGTGAAAGGTGTCAGGAGAAAAGGCTGGCAGCCATACCCCCTGTCTCCCAGCAACACACCAGAGAATTCACCTGTCAACACAAAATCTCATCATTACTACCTCATAAACACAGTGATATTCTTGACACAGCCATGATTGTTATAAATAGGGGTTGTGTGGCTTACCTTGTGATAGGCACTGATAGATTTCAGAGGCCCGAAAGATTCTGGAGTCATGGACTGAGCCAGGCCATTTTGCCACAACATTGCTGATCACACAGTCAGCATTGCAGACCATCTGAAATCATAAGATGAGGAATATTACACCAATCAGTGCACATCATTGGCAATGCAGAGTGTTCACCAATGGACAATATCAAAAGTTATGTTCACCTGAACATTAATGCTGTGAAAGGATTTCCTATTCACAAAATCGGCCTCATGGGCACCTGAGGGGCTTTTATCCTTATGTGTGTGCAGTCCACTGCACCAATGACATTGGGGAAACCTGTCACACAAAGTAATGAGTATCCTACTATGTGTTAACAGTTGTCCTGTAATTTGTAGATCCTCTTACCTGCAATCCTATAGAACTCCTCTTTCATGTCACAGAGTCTTCTGTGGCCAGGAAGGAGATGAAGACATCTGCTAATGCTTTGATagccagacacacactccttatTGTGCGGCAAATTGTGGCCTTGTTCAGCTGTTCTGCATCCCCACTGAGTACAGGAAGGCTCCACTAGCAAAAAGCGCAAGGCCACACAAACCATTTGCTCCACACTCAGTGCATGGCTCCGTGCAGTGCGGTGCTTAATCCTGGGACCCAGTAGTCTGCATAGATACCTGATGCCATCTGCAGAAAACCTGTATCTTTCATATAGATGGTCATCAGGGAAGGCCAGTGGGTCCAACCGGTCCCTGAAGACCCTTTCTCGCCTGAAGGCTCTCCTCAGCACAAGTGCTTCTTCATCCACCACATCTCGCAAGAATGGGCATGCCATTGTCAGAGCAGAAAGGAACACACAATTTTGGGCCTTCATATAGGCTAGTGGCCACACCTGGTGCTGGGGGTGGGCAAAAGAGGCCGGTGCCTTATAACGATGACTTGGTTGTACTGattgctgtgaaaataaaatataccttAGAAAGATGCCACCGTCCTGTGTGCTCACAATAAGAGCTCATATGTCATGGCTCACTTGACTTTACGAGAATATacctaatttttattttgagctGTGTCATCTTCTTGGAGCTggggaggaaagaaaataatgattaatacatttgtgttaCAGTTAGCATACAGTGTACATTGAAGGCATATCTCACCTCCCtctcaagtttttttatttcaaggtCCAGTTTCCTAATTGTCCTCTTTTTTATTTCGGACTCCAGTGCAAGattttctatctttttcttcttgtactGAATGTCTATGTCTGCCAGTTCTATTTGGCGCCGGAGGTGGTTGCCATACAACTTTCTGATAGCTTGTGAGCTCTGTGAACACAATACAATTAGCGCAGCTGGAATTTGGCAGGATGTGGTGTCCTTTTATTAATACGCACTATGTTGCCAGGCTGGTTTTCCCACTGTATAGCATCTGGGTCCTGTaaaagaaattagattttttgattttgatgagGACTCCTCACCATTGTAGAGTAAATAGTACTTTCACAGTCTTAACATGATACCTCATGCCTTCTGGAATCCACAGAGATggtctcctcctcatcatcgTCTCCATCatgtgctgttgctgctgcactgGGGCTTTCACCCTATCACATTTAATCGGATTCATATTGAAGCTAGTAGACAAGACATGCCAGGCCTACAGTATGCCTTTGATGGAGTACTCACTGGATCAGCATCGTCTGGTGCTTGTGCTGGTGGCTCTAACAGGAACACAGTGCTTCCAGACACTGCAAGGCAATAGGTAAACCAAAGTCAGACAGTCCAAATTGATTCAATATGAATGTGGTTGTATTCCATGTAGAGATGGAAGGACATACCTTGAATGAAGCGGGTGGCATCTTGGGAGGAACCTATGCTCGTCTCTTTCCCCCCAGGGATCCCCTCTAAGACGGGCCTGCCTTTATTTAGCTCCAAGGCCATGTCCTCTGCTGGGGTAAGGTCAGCCTTTGGTGACCCACCACCCGTGCCTTGTCTGTGGGTATTCTTTTTCACTGCTAAAACAGTACAGACAATGTGTGAGCAGGCACCTTCTGGGTACAATATATATGCTTGTGCTTTGTTAAATATTAGTCAGGGACCATACCATTCTGCAGAATGTTCTTGTATTTGATTTTGACCTGCTGCCATGTCCGTTTTGGCCCGTTCATGTTTAATCTacatcacacgcacacacacattctttatCACAAGAACATTTAATGGagtcacactgacaaaaatgacttggtatttttgtattgttttcagtaaaaatatataaaaaaaaaaaaaaaaaaactaaagatgtattttcttgattttctaAATGACCTAGCAAAATAAGTATAGGTTTAgaccaaaaatataaacttcAAGTAAATGTGTgcttaaaacaagcaaaaaatttaaatatctgtcaatataataagaaaaattCTCTTGAAATAAGTTTACTTTTTCCATAAACACTTACTTTTAGAAAAGTTCTCTTGTTTCACTGGCAGagttttttgcttattttcctAGGTTATTTTGCTctagaaaatatttaagattttttttagatatttttttgactgaaaacaagacaaaaatactaagtaagaaagacatttttgcagtgcagtgagCAACCAACCTTGGGTCCtttgaaaggcgctatataaattaaagtgattattattatagctcATCTATGTATTcaagaaaattttatttatatagcacttttcacaattgtttcattctgtcaaagctgctttacattaataaaaGCAGGGGAAACACAAAAACCGGTGGACAACATAATAAGCAGAGTACAACGGCTAAGATTAAACCGTACTGAGCGTAGTAacgtaaaataataatgtaaggctttaataataatatatcatagcTTTATACAGTGTGATGGAGTTACGTTACACAATTTCACTCATATATGCAgtgcatttcaataaaaaatttAACCGTTTCATAATTACAGTACAACTGCGTTTTTGGAGatgtgaattaaatatttgatttgtaatTGTGATGTTTCAGCGGAGCGGTGAGTGTGTAATTGTGCACTACTTACGCATTCAGGCGGTCTGCAATACTTTGCCAcgctttttctctttgctttatcACTGTGGCGGTGTTGCCTTTCTTCTTAATTATATCTTTTACCTCCTCGTATGCCTCCATGAGGATTTGTGCTTCCGACGGGGAAAAGTACGCGGCTCTAGTTGCCATGGTAAATCAGTTAATCTGTGATCTGTGGCGGGGTCTATTTGAGTGAGCCGTGAGCGCGCACCTATCCAGGATTGGTTTCACCTGGCTTAATGAATCCGTGTCTGCTCATCCTGGCTTGGTCTTTGTGCAACCAATTAAGCCTGGACGCACATGTTTTGGCTTTATTGAGCTCAGCTGAGTCATTTATCCCGGATGTCTTAATTCTACTTTTGTGCAACAGGACACTGGTCTCCATCAGTCAAACTAACCGGAGAAGTGTACCTGGCAGTGCACGCTCGCATGCTGACCTCTCATGATAAAACATCACCTTGTCTCACCCACTTTGTAAAAGccatttattttacacaatgCTGAAACAAAAGTTGTTCACAACTATTCAGCAAAACCTCAACTGGTGTATTTAAGGTTGTAAATATCTTTTTATAAAccccaaaagaaaacaaaacaatgacaaaatggGGAAAACAACAGATAAACTGAGATCAGAGCAACACCACACTGGTGGTTTCATCATTCCTAACCCACTGCCATGCTAGAAATAACTAACAGTCTCATGCAACCAACAGCCTCTCACAGCTAAAGAGCAGCATTTGTCACAGTAAAGTGCCTTTTTTCCTCCAAAGTGTGTATACCCCATTTACAATGTAATACAAAACTTCCAGTCATTTCCAGTTGAAACACAATAAAGAGAAGTAAAAGGAGAAACAGCAAAGCACATGCTGAAGctgaaaaaatattctttttgttttggcttCTAGCACTTATTCAAATTCCCTTTAGTCCACTTTTCAAACAGTAACTGATTAACTATCAGTAATTAAAACGCTAATGATGATCACCAATCCTCGGACTCTCTTAACACCGTATTTGAAACAACAccatttgtaaaaatgaaacGTGTTCAAGTCTTTAACAACCCATAAGGCATGAAGGAGCAATGGCTCAAACTCTTACAGCTTTAGGATGCATAGTAGATGGGATATGAAATTGAACAGTAACAGATTGTCTGAAAAAAGGAAGTGGACTATGTTTGATCTTTCCAGCTAAGGAAATATAGATTATgaacacaactttttttttttaatctaacgTTTAGCTCACAAAGCTACTATGTGGCACTTCATAATCAACCTTCAAATTACTTCATctgcaaaataacaaaacaaaccctCTACAGCGAAAGATCACAGACAATTCAGTGCTGCATCTCGCTGTGCCCACTAAATACAACAGCACACATACTCTTGATGACAAGTAATTCTAATATTCTGTAACTGCACAACTTATTCATTGTATGTTCCAAATAGAGTGCAAGGTGTCGTGACTCTTCCGATAGCGCAGTTAATCGCCCGCTTACAGCAGACCGATTTCACCAAACTTTGAATGTCTTCAGTTTTTGGAAGCCCATTTCCACAAAAATAAGTTGggaataacagaaataaaaataatactcaTAGTGACTCAAAATAATAAgttaaaagtcaaaattttgactttctggttcaaaattatgagatactatgtgaaaatgattaaatactaagtcaaatgttttattttgacttaCCATGAATAAGTCAAAATAATAGGatacaaagtaaaatattgacCTTTTAAGTCAAAATAGATACCAAGTCAACGTTTTTTGATTTCTAAGTCAAGACAAAATGTTGCCATAGTTAAAATTTGGACTttcaaagtcaaaattatgTTACATTCGCTTATGATCTCGTAATTTTTACTTTAGTCAAGATTTTGACTTAAATTGTTGTAATTTTGAGttattttcttaacattttgattttgagcATTTTATATCTGTCATTTCTAACATTTCAATTCAACTTTTTCTCCTTGTGGCAGGAATTGGcggcaaaaatgtaaatactcctGCTCTTCAATCACCTTGCAGATTTCATTTTCCATGGACAGAAGCACAGAACCGCTGCATGGTTAATGGCAGGTCAAAACACGACCTGAAGAACTCATTTGTGCCATTTGGACTCATTCATTCTGAGATATTTTGAGTGATTGAGATTTTTTCCAAGAAtaaaagaagcagaagaaatgaaatgaacatACCTGAACTTTAATATAAAGCAATGCTAGCTCTCAAACAGTGAAGTCATCAGTCTGCATCACATTTTCAGGTATATCCAACATGGACGGTGTGCAAATGCACATgttgaaaatttgtttttgtcatgtacATATTCACTACagatatacattatatatactatagcgtgtatgtacagtaagttTAACACATGCTCAGCAAGCAGCTTGAGAGCTGACTGCAGAGGAAACCCTCTAAATAAAAGCCTGTTGGTCTGTGAAGGTGATGCAGACTGCTGGCGTTTTTTCGGGCATGACTTTTCTCAGTGTGATCACTCGGCACAAGCGGCAGCAGAAATGATGTAGCAGCAGTGAGGCACAGCTCAGTGTGAGCTCCTATAATGATCATCACAGCAGAATGGAGAGTAGGCAGCACAGCTAACTTTGAACAGCatgtcttcatcatcatcaccatcatcaggcCACAGTCACATGGCGTGAAAAGAaatgtcctcttcctctcctgtcctTGTTCCTCCCTTGTGGGCCTTGTGTAGCGCTGTCATCCACTCTGCGGCCCTCTGTCGAATGGTgatgtgtcaggtgacgtttgGTTACTCATCATCCCATGTTTGCTGTAGCAGGAAGTTAGCGGCCAGATTCTCATTCTTCTCGCAGGCGAAGTAAGCCTGGATGACTAAGCCTTCAGGGAAGCCCAGCGCTTTTAACTGGAACACAATACACATGTTcacgttacacacacacacacacacacacacagtacactaCAGTACATCAGTACAGCTGTGTCTGGGACAGTTACTGGTAAGGGCACACACACCTATgcatacatgtaaaaaaaaacatcacaacaagATATAGGAATACAGCAAATTTGTAACAGATTAACCCAGTGGGCAGTTAACTCATTGCACAATGATgtatctgtacacacacatatctgtaCACTACTCCATGGACTCGTTGACTGAAAGACTGCACACCATACACTATGATCAAAATAGGAGAAATACAGATCCATCAATACGCACCTTCAGTAAACTAAACTGTCTGATCTCTCCAAACAAGCAGCCACAGAGTTACCAAGAATATTGCCACTTCAAGCCCTTTAAATATAAGATCAGTTCATTATGGGTAAATAAAAAAACGGAGGCCATGATTTTGAAGGTCCAAGAGCAACAGTTTTCATGACTTGTTTTGCAGTGAATGCTTCCTCATTCTGTAGCAGCCTGTACAGTTTGGatagttgaaatgttacaaatgtgtGCTCAGAATGGTTTGGTGAATCCAACATcttgttgaaaagaaaaataaatattctatCATAAGTTTGTGTACTTTAGCTAACTATTAATATGTCAGTTTCTACCTTATTTTGATCATAGTGCAGTTACCCAGACAACAAGACAGTTCAATGGGACTTAATACAGACAGTGGTAACTGACCCTCTCAATGGCCTCCTTCTCCTGTGGGGTGACCTGTATGTAGTTGGTGTGTGGTGACCCCTGGGCCTCAGCCCCCTCCCCTCCCATGTCTCCACCTTGTGGCTCATTCAGCATCTGCACAAAACGCTCCTGGTGCTGCGTGATTTGCTGCAAGTAATATATACAAACAATATGAATAGTACCATACAGCGAATATACAGCTTCGCAGCCCCTAGCAAGAATGACACAGAACAGCGGATTACGATCATAACTCTACCCATTCAAATAGTATACAGTAGACTAACTAGTAAACTGACTTCTATGATTGTGTCAGATGGATTTGGTTATACTTTTGTAGCACAACTACATCATTCACAAtctcaaaatataatttaaatttataCTACATCTATTGTTAATAAGAAAAAGGTGCCCTTTCAATCTTTCAGTGTTGATCTGtataaaatacactttttccTGGACTCACAGACTTACTTCTCTTACTGCTCTGCTAACAGTTTCTTCAAATATCTTactaacagaaaaacagacataatGCGGGCAGAAACCCGCTGTAGTGTGGTGAGCATGCTGGTGTGGTACCTGCAGCAGCTGCGGGTTGTCTCTGCCCAGCTGCTGCAGAAGGGCTGGCAGGAGGGCTGGGTTCTGCTGGATGATCTGTCTCATCTGCTGGAACTGAGGCTGGTTCCTCAGGAACTCCAGAGGGTTCCCTGTGGAGACAGAGCCTCCTCCAGCAGGGGGAGGCTGGCTGCCAGACACTGGCCCTGCTGGGGTGGAGACAGGCCgcttactgttgttgttgtttagtaTGATAAGAGTACATTTTCAGAGAGACGGTTTATAGACAAAATAACCAGTCTGTGTCTGAATAGTTCAGTGAATTAAATACAAATCAAGGTACTTAATCAAACTGATgctaaaatcaaataaaaatccaCTATTGCCACGAAGCAGTCTGCTCACTAATTTGCAACAACACCCATAATGGGGAAGGGTCCAACTGCAGAGAGCCAATGGGAGGAGCCTGAAGTTCCCAGATGGGTTGTGTGTCAATTCCTTtagcagcccccccccccaaaaaaaaaaaaacttaaaggtAAAAGGTAACAGCCAGGGCCAATCCTAAAACCTAGCTAAATAGGGCAATCACAGATTATATTATATGCACTGAAAATATAAATCTCTACTGTGTTGTGTAGCTTTCTTGTTATTCCAACCAATGTTTCTGTACTCTTACCTTACCTAAATGAAAAGGAGTTTTATGTCCATTTTTGACTGAATAGTTCATGTACTAAGGAAGAACTAAAGTCGAGAAGTCCATGAGTATTCATGTTTCAACTGCATCTGAAGAACCAACACAGTCGCGTTGTTCTTTGCTGTTCAGTTGTCACATGAAGATAACTCAaagacaactgggcaaacttcATCAGATGATTAAGAGGTCCAGGAAGGTAGTAAGTGGGCCTTgggttaaaattattttgtcagatTACAAGTAATGTCTGTCCCTCATTCTAAAAGTGATACTAGTGGCCACGAGTGCTGTTTACTGCGTGAATAAAGCTGTACACATGTTGTAGCAGCATGAGGTTTATGTTCGACCAGTAGCCCCTGTTATACAGCCTGTTCAAGGCTGTTCTTGCCATTCTGTATAAAAAGGTACGAACACGGAATGGGGGGCATCGGAAGTAATAAcataagtagtagtagtagtagtagtagtaacagagccaaaCCGACGTCAGCGTAAAACGGGGGGTTGGCAGGGCAGTACAGGGGTGGGACATTTGAATGACGTGTTATTTGTGCGACCCAGCACCGGGgaatttaaaaagcagctagcagcagttagcatcaAATCAATCGAACAAACACGTTGCTTGCATGAATCTGCTATCGTTTGCATCATGTTGTATACGATGCACAGGAACTTTGGTTGCGTTTGCAGAGTGGCATAAATGTGCACGGCTAGAAAAAGCACCTCAACACTCAGTTCACCtgccattattatttttcagaaagCAATATTGCTGCCTGACGTGTATGTTAAATGTCACAGTAGACGCAGACGCTGTTGTGTTACACGTCACGCCCCTTTTGCCTCTGGAACGCCGGCGTTGTTTGGTTCAACAAAGCCACCGTACTGATGGGTCTTCTTTACGGCAGTATTGTGGGATCTCTGTTAAAAAGGGCTAGTGAGCCGCATTTAGCACTGCATACTCCACCCAGATAGTTCCTGGGCCATGTGCTAGTGCTACCCCAAGGGCAGGGAATTTTTTGGGTCCACTGTGGCTGAGGAATTAAATTTAGATCATCGTTCCTCCGGTGGAAACTAGGGATGGGGGTCGTTAATTTGTATTGATATTGATACCATTTTTGAGACTGCTTAACGATCCGAGTCTTTATCGATACTTTTGACAACAATAAATTCAAGATGACAATAAATTCTCAACAGAAGTGgtgttgcttttattgcttAGCTGTGAGTCTGTGACTGTTTGATTTGTGAACAGAATGAAACTTGCCTAGCCTTcaataaacactgctgatgctgggcatttatttgaaaaggaatACACAGGGCCCCCgtaaaacataacatttaactatgacaatagtaaaataatatatcagcaGCAATAAATGTCCAACAAATTTTTCCAACAACAAAGATGGGGTGAGCTTGTGCTGACCACCatctactgtaaataaataaagttggcGAATGTTAAACATATCTGGCCTCTCATTAAACACAACTCAGTACCAGGCCCTCCAAACGCTCTTCTACCCTAGTTCCTTTGGTGGAAACGAGCAATAACTCCTGACAACCTGACAGTAAGCCTAAGTATGTGACCGACTTCACATAACTGCATTAATGGAAGTAATGAACGAGTGCTCTTACTGTTTGAGTCTGCTGGGGGCTGCTGTGGTTGTTCTGTAGTAGAGGTGGGGGGGTTGGATGGAGCACTGTGTCTAACTGGCTCCTGAGGCGGCAGATCACTGGCCTCTGCTGGAATACCCTGCAGTACATAAACAATTACTACACACTAATATAGTGGCAGGCAGGGCTGGGAATAAAGCACACGGGCTGGTTAAATCCTCACCATGAGTAGATACTCCACTGCTCGGTCTGGGTTGTTGTAACTGGCTCTGAGTGCAGCGACTACCTGGTCCCGCTCATAACCCATAGACATAATCTCTGAAACTAGGTTCTCATAGGCTGGACCTGTCACTGTAGAAACAACAGGAGAGGTAGGACAGCGACAGAAGAGGTTAATGGAAGCAGGATGA contains:
- the LOC122877217 gene encoding uncharacterized protein LOC122877217 isoform X2; its protein translation is MATRAAYFSPSEAQILMEAYEEVKDIIKKKGNTATVIKQREKAWQSIADRLNALNMNGPKRTWQQVKIKYKNILQNAVKKNTHRQGTGGGSPKADLTPAEDMALELNKGRPVLEGIPGGKETSIGSSQDATRFIQVSGSTVFLLEPPAQAPDDADPGESPSAAATAHDGDDDEEETISVDSRRHEDPDAIQWENQPGNISSQAIRKLYGNHLRRQIELADIDIQYKKKKIENLALESEIKKRTIRKLDLEIKKLERELQEDDTAQNKN
- the LOC122877217 gene encoding uncharacterized protein LOC122877217 isoform X3: MATRAAYFSPSEAQILMEAYEEVKDIIKKKGNTATVIKQREKAWQSIADRLNALNMNGPKRTWQQVKIKYKNILQNAVKKNTHRQGTGGGSPKADLTPAEDMALELNKGRPVLEGIPGGKETSIGSSQDATRFIQVSGSTVFLLEPPAQAPDDADPGESPSAAATAHDGDDDEEETISVDSRRHEDPDAIQWENQPGNILQEDDTAQNKN
- the LOC122877217 gene encoding uncharacterized protein LOC122877217 isoform X1; this encodes MATRAAYFSPSEAQILMEAYEEVKDIIKKKGNTATVIKQREKAWQSIADRLNALNMNGPKRTWQQVKIKYKNILQNAVKKNTHRQGTGGGSPKADLTPAEDMALELNKGRPVLEGIPGGKETSIGSSQDATRFIQVSGSTVFLLEPPAQAPDDADPGESPSAAATAHDGDDDEEETISVDSRRHEDPDAIQWENQPGNISSQAIRKLYGNHLRRQIELADIDIQYKKKKIENLALESEIKKRTIRKLDLEIKKLEREVRYAFNVHCMLTVTQMY
- the rad23ab gene encoding RAD23 homolog A, nucleotide excision repair protein b isoform X4; translated protein: MVTKPKPAPTPQVAPQPTPQPAAAPAPPSASGPAPASGPAPASGPAPASGPTQVLSTPTHTVSAPTPVPQSVPLSETPPPVPENTPPASVEATAALDSNTAPDSASAVTLASDPAPAPAPAPAPEAVQTVPASAPADRPTPAAQPEEKPREDPENQPSATAPVHSSASSLVDELGLLEEAASILVTGPAYENLVSEIMSMGYERDQVVAALRASYNNPDRAVEYLLMGIPAEASDLPPQEPVRHSAPSNPPTSTTEQPQQPPADSNTGPVSGSQPPPAGGGSVSTGNPLEFLRNQPQFQQMRQIIQQNPALLPALLQQLGRDNPQLLQQITQHQERFVQMLNEPQGGDMGGEGAEAQGSPHTNYIQVTPQEKEAIERLKALGFPEGLVIQAYFACEKNENLAANFLLQQTWDDE